In one window of Anser cygnoides isolate HZ-2024a breed goose chromosome 3, Taihu_goose_T2T_genome, whole genome shotgun sequence DNA:
- the COX7A2 gene encoding cytochrome c oxidase subunit 7A2, mitochondrial: MWRSLLNLRQISQRTISTASRRQLENRVPEKQKLFQEDNGLPVYLKGGAMDGLLYRVTMGLSVFGTGYVLYELMVASMPKKQK; encoded by the exons ATGTGGCGGAGCCTGCTG aatCTTCGCCAAATTTCCCAGAGGACCATAAGCACTGCTTCACGCAGGCAGCTTGAAAACAGAGTTCCTGAGAAGCAGAAGCTTTTCCAG GAGGATAATGGCCTCCCAGTGTATCTTAAAGGTGGTGCAATGGATGGGCTGCTGTATAGAGTCACCATGGGTCTCTCAGTTTTTG gaaCAGGGTATGTTCTTTATGAGCTGATGGTAGCTTCAATGCCCAAGAAGCAGAAATGA